The candidate division WOR-3 bacterium genome has a window encoding:
- a CDS encoding thymidylate synthase, which produces MKGIPVLSVEGDCIPRAWENSLISLYKNGKDIKTEYDKPGDPPSKDATMVITILEPLKEPMLHKDFPAGVEFLQEYVMEVCEGIKDHLVRNPEDPEDTRWEYTYHKRLFGYEVPSIKPFDQVEIICQKLANKPYTRRAQAITWKVWEDNECYDPPCLQSIWCRITEEEGKFFLNMNVRFRSNDAYKAAFMNIFALVELQRRIANRISELSGKEINLGRYCHIADSYHLYGAYFKEFEARFLGALTKRSFEERTMRYEDFREMMESARPLILEKIKNIESK; this is translated from the coding sequence ATGAAAGGGATACCTGTGCTTTCTGTAGAAGGTGATTGTATACCAAGAGCTTGGGAAAATTCTCTTATTTCTTTATATAAGAATGGGAAAGATATAAAAACTGAATATGATAAGCCTGGGGATCCTCCAAGTAAAGATGCGACAATGGTTATAACAATCTTAGAACCTCTAAAAGAGCCTATGTTACATAAAGATTTCCCTGCAGGTGTTGAGTTTTTACAAGAGTATGTGATGGAAGTTTGTGAAGGGATTAAAGACCATCTTGTTCGGAATCCCGAGGATCCTGAGGATACGAGATGGGAATATACATATCATAAGAGATTATTTGGTTATGAAGTTCCTTCTATAAAACCTTTTGATCAAGTTGAGATTATTTGCCAAAAGTTGGCTAATAAGCCTTATACAAGGAGAGCCCAAGCAATTACGTGGAAGGTTTGGGAGGATAATGAGTGTTATGATCCTCCCTGCTTGCAAAGTATATGGTGTAGAATTACAGAAGAAGAAGGCAAATTTTTTCTAAATATGAATGTAAGATTTCGTTCAAATGATGCTTATAAAGCTGCTTTTATGAATATTTTTGCCCTTGTGGAGCTGCAAAGACGGATTGCAAATAGGATTTCGGAGCTTTCTGGTAAAGAGATAAATTTGGGTAGGTATTGCCATATTGCTGATAGCTATCACCTTTATGGAGCGTATTTTAAAGAATTTGAGGCCCGTTTCTTAGGAGCTCTTACAAAGAGAAGTTTTGAAGAAAGAACAATGAGATATGAAGATTTTAGAGAAATGATGGAAAGTGCTAGGCCGTTAATATTGGAGAAAATAAAAAATATAGAAAGTAAATAA
- a CDS encoding hydroxymethylpyrimidine/phosphomethylpyrimidine kinase, which translates to MKALSIAGFDPTGEAGILRDLSIFNSFGIACLAIPTALTVQSSRKVFNVFPISTKYIKDCLKILGEIEGIKIGMLYNEKVVNIISDFLKEKKPRLIVLDPIINSSSGYPLISGRGIKEMKKKIIPKVTFITPNLKEAELLTSEKDPEVIAKKIHSLGAKYVVITGVNGRDDLFYDGKRIKMIKGSKMRFSFHGSGCFYSSFLLSQLILGIKPFEAAKKAKRAIENYAKSLL; encoded by the coding sequence ATGAAAGCTTTAAGCATCGCAGGTTTTGATCCCACTGGAGAAGCTGGCATTTTGAGAGACCTTTCAATTTTCAATTCTTTTGGGATAGCTTGTTTAGCGATTCCAACAGCTTTAACAGTCCAGAGTTCAAGAAAAGTTTTTAATGTATTCCCTATTTCAACAAAATATATAAAAGATTGTTTAAAAATTTTGGGAGAAATTGAAGGGATTAAAATTGGAATGCTTTATAATGAAAAGGTTGTAAACATAATTTCGGATTTCTTAAAAGAAAAAAAACCCAGGTTAATAGTTCTTGATCCTATTATTAATTCCTCTTCAGGATATCCTTTAATTTCAGGAAGAGGTATAAAAGAAATGAAGAAAAAAATTATTCCTAAAGTTACCTTCATAACTCCAAATCTTAAAGAAGCAGAATTATTAACTTCTGAAAAAGACCCAGAGGTAATTGCAAAAAAAATACACTCTCTTGGAGCAAAATATGTAGTAATTACAGGAGTTAACGGAAGAGATGACCTGTTTTACGATGGGAAAAGAATAAAAATGATAAAGGGCTCTAAAATGAGATTCTCTTTTCATGGTTCAGGGTGTTTCTATTCTTCTTTTCTTCTATCCCAATTAATTTTGGGGATTAAACCTTTTGAAGCAGCTAAAAAAGCTAAAAGGGCTATTGAGAACTATGCAAAAAGTCTCCTATAG
- a CDS encoding LPP20 family lipoprotein, which produces MKNFYFIFFLFFLGCVSKPKIKELPEWIENPHILYPESFYLAAVGSGSSLEEAKERAITSLSSIFSVEVNLNRKILEIYTEKKKEKEIDWEHSVNLVNRSVLKSENKLINVRTPKTYFDEETTTFYVLSIIDKAETEVLYRKEIEKNDEAIIRVYREAKNTKNKITKLIYFKRCVELIKIGEALRSIHRVLSLENTPILPISKEELQIELEILKNALVAKIETSGGKKEELYSFLKEILNQTGFSVGEVNPDIIIKGKLEIKDLDFPREGEFILWELTIDVRDSSTGNIMNTFIVSGREGHIIREGAIRRALNRVKEELNTNFYKTFTGFLINTSE; this is translated from the coding sequence ATGAAAAATTTTTATTTTATATTTTTTTTGTTCTTCTTAGGATGCGTCTCTAAGCCAAAAATAAAAGAACTTCCAGAATGGATTGAAAATCCTCACATTTTATATCCAGAAAGTTTTTATCTTGCTGCTGTGGGAAGTGGGAGTTCTTTAGAAGAAGCAAAAGAAAGAGCAATAACTTCCCTCTCAAGTATTTTCTCTGTAGAGGTAAACCTAAATAGAAAGATTCTTGAGATATATACCGAGAAAAAGAAGGAAAAAGAAATAGATTGGGAACATTCAGTTAATCTAGTAAATAGGAGTGTTCTTAAAAGTGAAAACAAGTTAATAAATGTAAGAACACCCAAGACTTATTTTGATGAAGAAACAACAACTTTTTACGTTCTTTCTATAATAGATAAAGCTGAAACCGAGGTTCTTTACCGTAAAGAAATAGAAAAAAATGATGAGGCTATAATAAGAGTTTATAGAGAAGCAAAAAACACCAAAAATAAAATTACGAAACTTATCTATTTTAAAAGATGTGTAGAATTAATAAAAATTGGGGAAGCTCTTCGTTCCATACATAGAGTTCTTTCCCTTGAAAATACCCCTATTTTACCGATTTCAAAAGAAGAGCTTCAGATAGAACTAGAAATTTTAAAAAATGCTTTAGTGGCAAAAATAGAAACATCTGGGGGCAAAAAAGAGGAGCTTTATTCTTTTTTAAAAGAAATTTTGAATCAAACAGGTTTTAGTGTTGGAGAAGTAAATCCTGATATAATAATTAAAGGAAAACTTGAAATAAAAGATCTTGATTTCCCAAGAGAAGGAGAATTTATTTTATGGGAATTAACAATAGATGTGAGAGACTCTTCAACGGGTAATATAATGAACACCTTCATAGTTAGTGGGAGAGAAGGGCATATTATAAGAGAGGGAGCAATAAGAAGAGCACTAAATAGGGTAAAAGAGGAACTTAATACCAATTTTTACAAAACTTTTACTGGTTTCTTAATAAATACTTCTGAATAG
- a CDS encoding acylphosphatase, whose product MQRLHIWVSGIVQGVGFRYFTIRQAREIGISGWVRNLPDGRVEIVAEGESWRLKEFLENIKVGPSHATVTKVEVREEEYKKEFEGFEVRF is encoded by the coding sequence ATGCAGAGATTACATATATGGGTAAGTGGAATTGTTCAAGGGGTTGGTTTTAGATATTTTACTATTAGGCAAGCAAGAGAGATAGGGATCTCAGGATGGGTTAGAAACTTACCAGATGGTAGGGTAGAGATCGTTGCAGAAGGAGAAAGTTGGAGGCTTAAGGAATTCTTAGAGAATATAAAAGTAGGCCCTTCACACGCTACAGTAACAAAAGTAGAAGTTAGAGAAGAGGAGTATAAAAAGGAATTTGAAGGATTTGAAGTGAGGTTTTAA
- a CDS encoding DUF167 domain-containing protein produces the protein MPQLKIKVRPSSSKNKIVKMADGTFKIWIKSPPRKGKANIELEKYIRDVTGIRVKIVNGFFSENKTIEFDLEKDKFIKILEKLMRNNS, from the coding sequence ATGCCTCAGTTGAAGATAAAAGTAAGGCCATCTTCTTCCAAAAATAAAATTGTAAAAATGGCAGACGGAACTTTTAAGATATGGATTAAAAGTCCTCCTCGGAAGGGGAAAGCTAATATTGAGTTAGAAAAATATATAAGGGATGTTACTGGTATCAGGGTTAAGATAGTGAATGGATTCTTCTCGGAAAATAAAACAATTGAATTTGACCTAGAGAAGGATAAATTTATAAAAATTTTGGAGAAATTGATGAGGAATAACTCATAA
- the rpmB gene encoding 50S ribosomal protein L28, producing the protein MGKRCAICGKTTSFGNLVSHSKRKTKRKIKPNLQKIKIEIDKEIKRVYVCTKCLKANKVKKVV; encoded by the coding sequence ATGGGGAAAAGATGTGCTATCTGTGGGAAAACCACAAGTTTTGGTAATTTAGTAAGTCATTCTAAACGGAAAACAAAAAGAAAAATTAAACCAAATTTACAAAAAATAAAAATAGAGATAGATAAAGAGATTAAAAGAGTTTATGTATGCACAAAATGCCTTAAGGCTAATAAAGTTAAAAAGGTTGTTTAA
- a CDS encoding thymidine phosphorylase codes for MREIIRKKRDGLKLSKSEIERFIKGVTEKTLPLYQVSALLMAIYYKGMDLEETKNLTYFMLNSGKKLDLSDIKGPKIDKHSTGGVGDKISLILAPLAAELGIIVPMITGRGLGHTGGTSDKMESIPGYRTSLSLEEFKAVLKKIGCSIISQTEEIAPADKELYALRDSTETVESIPLITSSILSKKLAEDLDGLVIDLKVGEGAFMKDFSSAKRLGEVMKKVGEELGTKMKIVFTDQSSPIGRNIGNSIEVIEAVEILKGNLEDFPDTVEITISLTEEMCKIGGIKKDVLGTLKSGIVFKRFKEMVSLHGGDLSSLITYDKPIVVIAKKEGFIEKVDAYKIGIAALLAGSGREKKEDKVDPKAGIRLLKVEGERVKKGEPLALIFTSRFSSKIEEEIQAAYLIGNKTKERKSRILDKW; via the coding sequence ATGAGAGAAATAATAAGAAAAAAAAGGGATGGGCTTAAGTTAAGCAAATCTGAAATAGAAAGATTTATAAAAGGGGTTACAGAAAAGACCCTTCCTTTATATCAGGTAAGTGCACTTTTAATGGCGATCTATTATAAAGGTATGGACTTAGAAGAAACAAAGAATCTTACATATTTCATGTTAAACTCTGGGAAAAAACTTGATTTATCCGACATCAAAGGACCAAAGATTGACAAACATTCTACTGGTGGAGTTGGAGACAAAATAAGCTTAATTTTAGCTCCTCTTGCTGCAGAACTTGGAATAATTGTTCCTATGATTACTGGAAGAGGTCTTGGACATACAGGTGGAACTTCTGATAAAATGGAATCAATCCCAGGATACAGAACTTCTCTTAGCCTTGAAGAATTTAAGGCAGTATTAAAAAAAATCGGTTGTTCCATTATCTCTCAGACCGAAGAGATTGCACCTGCAGACAAAGAATTATACGCTTTAAGAGATTCTACAGAAACAGTTGAATCAATCCCTCTTATCACCTCCAGCATCCTTTCAAAAAAATTAGCAGAAGATCTTGATGGACTTGTAATAGATCTTAAGGTAGGGGAAGGAGCTTTTATGAAAGATTTTTCCTCAGCAAAAAGATTAGGAGAAGTGATGAAAAAAGTTGGTGAAGAATTAGGTACAAAAATGAAGATCGTTTTCACTGATCAATCCTCTCCAATTGGGAGAAATATTGGGAATTCTATAGAAGTAATAGAGGCAGTGGAAATATTAAAGGGTAACCTGGAAGATTTCCCTGATACAGTAGAAATTACAATTTCTCTTACAGAAGAGATGTGTAAAATTGGAGGAATAAAAAAAGATGTCTTAGGGACCCTTAAAAGTGGGATTGTTTTTAAAAGGTTTAAGGAAATGGTTTCTCTTCATGGAGGGGATTTATCTTCTCTTATTACCTACGATAAACCAATTGTAGTTATAGCAAAAAAAGAAGGATTTATTGAAAAAGTTGATGCTTATAAAATTGGTATTGCGGCTTTACTTGCTGGCAGCGGAAGAGAAAAAAAAGAAGATAAGGTGGATCCTAAAGCGGGAATAAGACTTTTAAAAGTAGAAGGGGAAAGAGTAAAAAAGGGCGAACCTCTTGCTCTAATTTTTACCTCAAGATTTTCTTCCAAAATTGAAGAAGAGATTCAGGCAGCTTATTTAATTGGAAATAAAACGAAAGAAAGGAAAAGTAGAATATTAGATAAATGGTAA
- a CDS encoding peptidylprolyl isomerase yields MKNFPLIGTLLLFSSSLYGINQAEKAKKSEFIVVIQTDFGEIQFGLFKEEAPINVENIIKLVKNNFYNGTTFHRVIPKFVIQGGDPNTKDKDPSNDGYGGPGYYVKDEISKNLKHLPGTVALAKARDDQNGSQFYICLDTLKYLDGKYTIIGQVIKGMDVVEKIAKVKCDKRDRPIEDVIMRKVYMKEKEEVEKEEKN; encoded by the coding sequence ATGAAAAATTTTCCTCTAATTGGAACTTTGCTTTTATTTAGCTCCTCACTTTACGGCATAAACCAGGCAGAAAAAGCAAAGAAATCTGAATTTATCGTTGTTATTCAGACAGACTTTGGAGAAATACAATTCGGTTTATTTAAAGAAGAAGCTCCTATAAATGTAGAGAATATAATCAAACTGGTAAAAAATAATTTTTATAATGGAACGACTTTCCACAGAGTAATTCCTAAGTTTGTAATTCAAGGAGGTGATCCCAATACAAAAGATAAAGACCCTTCTAACGATGGATATGGAGGCCCTGGATATTATGTTAAAGATGAAATATCCAAAAACCTAAAACACTTACCCGGAACCGTAGCTCTTGCAAAAGCCAGAGATGACCAGAATGGTTCCCAATTTTACATATGTTTAGACACCCTAAAATATCTAGACGGGAAATATACAATTATTGGTCAAGTTATAAAAGGAATGGATGTTGTAGAAAAAATCGCTAAGGTTAAGTGTGATAAAAGGGATCGCCCTATTGAGGATGTGATAATGCGAAAGGTTTATATGAAGGAAAAAGAGGAGGTAGAAAAAGAAGAAAAAAATTAA
- the dnaN gene encoding DNA polymerase III subunit beta gives MLFSINAQDFIREFKAIIQIIPTHTTFPILSNVKIKVEKNKINIFATDLDTSVIYKMDSYTEESSVIVVPARTLFSIVEKIEGEIKFYKEENRIKIEYEKGYSYLPITPEEDYPSEPEIASLNTYSVNPDEINEVIDQLIFIVPEDPAKRRYSGMLWDYENKNLRFVATDSFSLGYKDIKIDLGEEPFKIVVPPKILKQLPLFSSKEMKIGVDESRVYFLGDRFTLVSNLIKIDFPDYKSVISIEKKNILIVDKESFLSSLRRVSVFSNDRFKSVHLDLGDDLYIESFSEIGECKEEIKGEYKGDKMRITLSSNYLINFLRKIKSQKAFLNFKDEDNPVGIEGEDKEIFYLSMPITTE, from the coding sequence ATGTTGTTCTCAATAAATGCTCAAGATTTTATTAGAGAGTTCAAAGCTATAATTCAAATTATTCCTACTCATACAACATTTCCAATTCTCTCTAATGTAAAAATAAAAGTAGAAAAAAATAAAATAAATATTTTTGCTACAGACCTTGATACTTCTGTTATATATAAAATGGATTCTTATACAGAAGAGAGTAGTGTTATTGTTGTTCCTGCAAGAACATTATTTTCAATTGTAGAAAAAATAGAAGGTGAAATAAAATTTTATAAAGAAGAAAACAGGATTAAAATAGAATACGAAAAAGGTTATTCTTATCTTCCTATTACACCAGAAGAAGATTACCCTTCTGAGCCAGAAATAGCGAGTCTAAACACTTATTCTGTTAATCCGGATGAAATTAATGAAGTTATTGATCAACTTATCTTTATTGTTCCGGAGGACCCAGCTAAAAGAAGATATAGTGGAATGTTATGGGATTATGAGAATAAGAATTTAAGATTTGTAGCTACAGACAGTTTTAGTCTTGGATATAAAGATATAAAAATAGATCTTGGAGAAGAGCCTTTTAAGATAGTTGTTCCTCCTAAAATTTTAAAACAACTTCCTTTATTTAGTTCTAAAGAAATGAAAATAGGAGTAGATGAAAGTAGAGTTTATTTTTTGGGGGATAGATTTACATTAGTTTCTAATCTAATAAAGATTGATTTTCCTGATTATAAATCTGTTATCTCTATAGAGAAAAAAAATATTTTAATTGTGGATAAAGAATCTTTTCTTTCTTCCCTTAGAAGAGTTTCTGTTTTTTCTAATGATAGATTTAAGAGTGTTCATTTAGATTTAGGAGATGATTTATATATAGAAAGTTTTTCTGAAATAGGAGAATGTAAAGAAGAAATAAAAGGAGAATATAAAGGTGATAAGATGAGAATAACACTTTCTTCTAATTATTTAATAAATTTTTTGAGAAAAATTAAATCTCAAAAGGCATTTTTAAACTTTAAAGATGAAGATAACCCTGTTGGTATTGAAGGAGAAGATAAAGAGATATTTTATTTATCTATGCCTATAACCACAGAATAA
- the dnaA gene encoding chromosomal replication initiator protein DnaA yields the protein MEPRNQKEFNWKEIKEKLQKEVNESAFKAWFANMELEALYDKDVYFNIPNTFTQNWIKEHFMDDLNAIIKEVTGKTYNIHFLVNKNMPQEKPQEELQPRIQKPLLHDKYTFENFVVGDNNRLAYAAAIAVSNAPGREYNPLFIYGGVGLGKTHLLQATGNRVYSRYPNLKILYTQAEEFLNEMIKSIQEYSTVQFKQKYREIDLLLIDDVHFLAGKERLQEEFFHTFNALFEAKKQIVITSDRPPREISGLEERVISRFQWGLMVDLQPPDFETRLAILRSKIQSNNIQIDDSVINYIASNIKTNIRELEGCLIKLLAYASIYKTDITIDLAKKVLRDFIKEKDKKVTLEKIISSVAEFYNIDIEELKGNKRSKNVAFARQIAIYLSRNLTNLSLKEIGDNFGKRDHSTILHSINKIDYLIKKDNKIKDNISTIKNKLMET from the coding sequence ATGGAACCAAGAAATCAAAAAGAATTTAATTGGAAAGAAATAAAAGAAAAACTCCAGAAAGAAGTGAACGAATCGGCTTTTAAAGCTTGGTTCGCTAATATGGAGTTAGAAGCTTTATACGATAAAGATGTTTATTTTAATATACCAAATACTTTTACCCAAAATTGGATAAAAGAGCACTTTATGGACGATTTAAATGCAATAATAAAAGAAGTCACAGGGAAGACCTATAATATTCATTTCCTTGTAAATAAAAATATGCCCCAAGAAAAACCTCAAGAGGAACTTCAACCTAGAATTCAAAAACCTCTTTTGCACGATAAATACACTTTCGAAAACTTCGTGGTGGGAGATAACAATAGGTTAGCATATGCAGCAGCAATAGCTGTTTCAAATGCTCCTGGTAGGGAATACAATCCTCTCTTTATATATGGAGGCGTCGGTTTAGGAAAAACTCATCTCCTTCAAGCAACTGGTAACAGAGTATACTCAAGGTATCCAAATCTTAAAATCCTTTATACTCAAGCAGAAGAATTTCTCAATGAGATGATAAAATCAATTCAGGAATATTCTACAGTTCAATTTAAACAAAAATATAGAGAAATAGATTTACTATTGATTGACGATGTGCATTTTCTTGCAGGAAAAGAAAGATTACAAGAAGAATTTTTCCATACATTTAATGCTTTATTTGAAGCAAAAAAACAGATTGTCATAACCTCTGATAGACCTCCAAGGGAAATTTCGGGTCTTGAGGAAAGAGTGATCTCTCGATTCCAATGGGGATTAATGGTAGATTTACAACCCCCAGATTTTGAAACTCGTTTAGCTATCCTACGATCTAAAATACAAAGTAATAATATTCAAATTGACGATAGTGTAATAAATTATATAGCATCAAATATAAAAACTAATATTAGAGAATTGGAAGGTTGTTTAATAAAGTTGTTAGCTTATGCTTCCATATATAAAACAGATATCACAATAGATCTTGCCAAAAAAGTTTTACGTGATTTTATCAAAGAAAAAGATAAAAAAGTAACGCTTGAAAAAATAATTAGTTCTGTAGCGGAATTTTATAATATAGATATAGAAGAATTAAAAGGGAATAAAAGATCTAAAAATGTTGCGTTTGCTCGTCAAATTGCAATTTATCTCTCAAGAAACCTAACTAATTTATCACTGAAAGAAATAGGAGATAATTTTGGAAAAAGAGATCATTCCACAATTCTACATTCTATTAACAAAATAGATTATTTAATTAAAAAAGATAATAAAATAAAAGACAACATTTCCACAATAAAAAATAAATTAATGGAAACTTAA
- a CDS encoding adenine phosphoribosyltransferase — protein sequence MEKLKNYIRSIPDFPKKGILFRDITTLIKNKEAFKEAIDKMASLIKDKEVSLILGIESRGFIFAAPLAYKLGIPLNIIRKPGKLPASTLCESYSLEYGENKIEIHKDAVKEGDRVIICDDLLATGGTALAGARLVERLGGKIATFLFLIELTDLKGREKLKDYSVETVIKF from the coding sequence ATGGAAAAATTAAAAAATTATATTAGATCTATCCCAGATTTTCCTAAGAAAGGAATCCTTTTTAGAGATATTACAACACTTATTAAAAACAAAGAAGCTTTCAAAGAAGCAATTGATAAAATGGCATCTTTGATAAAGGATAAAGAAGTTTCTCTTATTCTTGGTATAGAATCCAGAGGTTTTATATTTGCAGCTCCTTTAGCTTATAAACTTGGAATTCCGCTTAATATTATAAGGAAACCAGGAAAATTACCTGCTTCTACTTTATGTGAATCTTATTCTCTTGAATATGGAGAGAATAAGATTGAGATTCATAAGGACGCAGTGAAAGAAGGGGATAGGGTTATTATATGTGATGATTTACTTGCAACAGGAGGAACTGCTTTAGCTGGAGCTCGGTTGGTGGAAAGGCTTGGAGGAAAAATAGCCACTTTCCTTTTCCTTATAGAATTAACAGATCTTAAAGGAAGAGAGAAGTTAAAAGATTATTCTGTTGAAACTGTAATAAAATTTTGA
- a CDS encoding YdcF family protein: MSKRAIIVLGSKEKEITEKRVKFVESKVKKFNNLRIIFSGTKQEVEWMKKYSKLNAIYENKSETTLDNLLNSKNLIGDAEKVWIVTDKSHEFRTKFLARKVFKKIPFEVIGVEVPFYFKIKKLWYEISRLIKHAL, translated from the coding sequence ATGAGTAAAAGAGCTATTATAGTCCTTGGTTCCAAGGAAAAAGAAATTACGGAAAAAAGAGTAAAATTTGTAGAATCAAAGGTAAAGAAATTTAATAATTTAAGGATTATATTTTCTGGGACAAAACAAGAAGTGGAATGGATGAAAAAGTATTCTAAATTAAATGCAATTTATGAAAATAAGTCCGAGACAACTCTAGATAATCTTCTAAATTCAAAAAATTTAATCGGAGACGCAGAGAAAGTTTGGATAGTAACGGATAAAAGTCATGAATTCCGGACAAAGTTCCTTGCAAGAAAGGTTTTTAAAAAAATTCCTTTTGAAGTTATTGGAGTTGAAGTCCCTTTCTACTTTAAAATAAAAAAATTATGGTATGAAATTTCAAGGCTTATAAAGCATGCTCTCTAA
- a CDS encoding archease, whose product MLSNKNYEVIEHTADLGIKVKGNSLPILFKNAILATSELLSGKIKVNPIIEKNLTIKEKNRRTALVSILQEIIFLFESELFLSTECSVNIKKHTYKIKLKGENISPSQIESGTEIKAVTYHQLEIKKIKNRYEATIIFDI is encoded by the coding sequence ATGCTCTCTAACAAAAATTACGAAGTAATAGAACATACAGCAGATCTTGGAATAAAAGTTAAGGGAAACTCCTTACCTATCCTCTTTAAAAACGCTATCCTTGCAACCAGTGAACTACTTTCTGGAAAAATAAAAGTTAATCCTATTATAGAAAAAAATTTAACAATTAAGGAAAAAAATAGAAGAACAGCTCTTGTTTCTATTTTGCAAGAAATCATTTTTCTTTTTGAAAGCGAGCTTTTTTTATCAACAGAGTGTTCGGTAAATATAAAAAAACACACTTATAAAATTAAATTAAAGGGAGAAAACATTTCTCCTTCTCAAATAGAAAGCGGAACAGAGATAAAAGCTGTTACTTATCATCAACTTGAAATAAAAAAAATAAAAAATAGATACGAGGCAACAATTATTTTTGATATTTAA